A genomic window from Streptomyces broussonetiae includes:
- a CDS encoding TetR/AcrR family transcriptional regulator produces MNDTPRRVTRRRLATRARLLDAAFEVFAAKGFGRVSIEEVCEAAGYSRGAFYSNFATLDELFFALYQERADLIAAQVADALAQDGADLDVAASVDQVTEVLLLDVDWLLVKTDFLVHAARDPAVARALLDHRTRLREAVADRLFRARGHTALPAVLGDVDGAAHAVVAAYDGVTTQLLLDKDVEAARTWLKQLLTALLTEGGSAPSTA; encoded by the coding sequence ATGAACGACACACCCAGGCGCGTCACCCGGCGCCGGCTCGCCACCCGGGCCCGGCTGCTCGATGCCGCGTTCGAGGTGTTCGCGGCCAAGGGGTTCGGCCGGGTCTCCATCGAGGAGGTCTGCGAAGCCGCCGGCTACAGCCGGGGCGCCTTCTACTCGAACTTCGCCACACTCGACGAGCTGTTCTTCGCGCTCTACCAGGAGCGCGCCGACCTCATCGCCGCCCAGGTCGCCGACGCCCTCGCCCAGGACGGAGCCGACCTCGACGTAGCGGCTTCCGTGGACCAGGTCACCGAGGTGCTGCTGCTCGACGTGGACTGGCTGCTGGTCAAGACCGACTTCCTGGTGCACGCAGCCCGCGATCCGGCCGTCGCCCGAGCCCTCCTCGACCACCGCACACGCCTGCGCGAAGCCGTCGCCGACCGGCTCTTCCGGGCCCGCGGCCACACCGCACTGCCCGCCGTGCTCGGCGACGTGGACGGCGCCGCGCACGCCGTGGTCGCCGCCTACGACGGGGTCACCACCCAGCTGCTGCTGGACAAGGACGTCGAGGCCGCGCGGACCTGGCTGAAACAGCTGCTCACCGCGCTCCTCACCGAGGGCGGCAGCGCCCCATCCACTGCTTGA
- a CDS encoding alpha-ketoglutarate-dependent dioxygenase AlkB, which produces MSTHLQGSLFDQTDELRLGPLDGLRRTELSDGAWIDVLPGWLSGADALFERLAADVPWRAERRKMYDNVVAVPRLLAFCAAGDPLPHPVLEEAREALSRHYAEELGEPFTTAGLCFYRDGRDSVAWHGDRIGRGAREDTMVAILSVGEPRDLLLRPARGGGATVRRPLGHGDLIVMGGSCQRTWEHCIPKTARASGPRISIQFRPHGVH; this is translated from the coding sequence ATGTCCACGCACCTCCAGGGCTCCCTGTTCGACCAGACCGACGAGCTGCGGCTCGGCCCGCTGGACGGGCTGCGCCGGACCGAGCTGTCCGACGGCGCCTGGATCGATGTGCTGCCGGGCTGGCTGAGCGGTGCGGACGCCCTGTTCGAACGACTGGCGGCCGACGTGCCGTGGCGGGCCGAGCGGCGCAAGATGTACGACAACGTGGTGGCCGTACCGCGCCTGCTGGCCTTCTGCGCGGCCGGTGACCCGCTCCCCCATCCGGTGCTGGAAGAGGCCCGCGAGGCCCTGTCCCGGCACTACGCCGAGGAACTGGGCGAGCCGTTCACCACCGCCGGGCTGTGCTTCTACCGCGACGGCCGGGACAGCGTGGCCTGGCACGGGGACCGGATCGGGCGGGGCGCCCGCGAGGACACGATGGTCGCGATCCTCTCCGTCGGCGAGCCCCGGGACCTGCTGCTGCGCCCGGCCCGCGGAGGCGGTGCGACGGTGCGGCGGCCGCTCGGACACGGCGACCTGATCGTCATGGGCGGCTCCTGCCAGCGCACCTGGGAGCACTGCATACCCAAGACCGCCCGGGCGTCGGGCCCGCGCATCAGCATCCAGTTCCGGCCGCACGGGGTGCACTGA
- a CDS encoding MBL fold metallo-hydrolase, with translation MRAEVRQVADGTYLVHGSNVNWVILKDGDAVTLVDTGYPGDRQGVLESLAAVGSSPEAVAAVLITHAHNDHLGSAEYLRATHGTPVLLHPAEVPHARREFLQQAGTGDVLRNLWRPGVLPWAVHTVRVGGTEQHPVTAPEPFPADGKLDLPGRPVPVHTPGHTDGHCVYHLPDAGIVISGDALVSGHAISRIKGPQLLTDFFHHDRAGAIASLDLIGALDGDTLLPGHGPVHHGSLRAAAEQARERAS, from the coding sequence ATGCGGGCAGAAGTACGGCAAGTGGCCGACGGGACCTATCTGGTGCACGGCAGCAACGTCAACTGGGTGATCCTCAAGGACGGCGACGCCGTCACCCTCGTGGACACCGGCTACCCCGGGGACCGGCAGGGGGTCCTGGAGTCCCTGGCCGCGGTGGGCAGTTCACCGGAGGCGGTCGCCGCCGTGCTGATCACACACGCGCACAACGACCACCTGGGCTCGGCCGAGTACCTGCGCGCCACCCACGGCACCCCCGTCCTGCTGCATCCCGCCGAAGTCCCGCATGCGCGCCGGGAGTTCCTCCAGCAGGCCGGCACGGGGGACGTGCTGCGCAATCTGTGGCGGCCGGGCGTGCTGCCCTGGGCGGTGCACACGGTGCGGGTCGGCGGCACCGAACAGCACCCGGTCACCGCTCCCGAGCCGTTCCCGGCGGACGGCAAGCTCGATCTGCCCGGCCGTCCCGTACCCGTGCACACCCCCGGCCACACCGACGGCCACTGCGTCTACCACCTGCCCGACGCCGGGATCGTCATCTCCGGCGACGCGCTGGTCAGCGGGCACGCGATCTCCCGGATCAAGGGCCCGCAGCTGCTGACCGACTTCTTCCACCACGACCGCGCCGGGGCGATCGCCTCCCTGGACCTGATCGGCGCGCTCGACGGCGACACCCTGCTGCCGGGACACGGGCCGGTGCACCACGGCTCGCTGCGCGCGGCGGCCGAGCAGGCCCGGGAAAGGGCTTCCTAG
- a CDS encoding DUF4032 domain-containing protein, translated as MALQISATNPEHPALLLALPWDVPLEEWPAEYLVPLPRGISRHVVRYAHAGDEVIAVKELAERPALREYELLRDLDRLGIPAVDPLAVVTGRTDRTGAPLEPALVTRHLRGSMPYRSMFETTMRPATMHRLMDALAVLLVRLHLAGFAWGDCSLSNTLFRRDAGAYAAYLVDAETGDLHPRLSRGQREYDLDLARVNISGELLDLEASGALHPSVDPVEFGHEICTRYQGLWQELTRTSVYPAGKYHYIERRIRRLNEMGFDVAEMQIEHSSNGDSVTFVPKVVDAGHHQRQLLRLTGLDAEENQARRLLGDLESWMATQDDHAPGDPLAARPEVLAHRWVRDVFRPTVRAVPPELRGSMDPAEIYHELLEHRWYLSERAQHDIGLDTAVKDYTANILPTARATLEPTVPE; from the coding sequence ATGGCCTTGCAGATCAGTGCCACGAACCCGGAGCACCCCGCGCTCCTGCTCGCCCTGCCCTGGGACGTGCCCCTGGAGGAGTGGCCCGCGGAGTATCTCGTGCCGCTCCCCAGGGGCATCTCGCGGCACGTCGTGCGGTACGCGCACGCCGGCGACGAGGTGATCGCCGTCAAGGAGCTGGCGGAGCGGCCCGCGCTGCGCGAGTACGAGCTGCTGCGCGACCTCGACCGGCTCGGCATCCCCGCCGTCGACCCGCTCGCGGTGGTCACCGGCCGCACCGACCGGACCGGCGCCCCGCTGGAGCCGGCCTTGGTCACCCGGCATCTGCGCGGCTCGATGCCGTACCGCTCGATGTTCGAGACGACCATGCGCCCGGCGACCATGCACCGGCTGATGGACGCCCTCGCCGTGCTGCTGGTCCGGCTCCATCTGGCCGGTTTCGCCTGGGGCGACTGCTCGCTGTCCAACACCCTCTTCCGGCGCGACGCCGGCGCCTACGCCGCCTACCTGGTCGACGCCGAGACGGGCGACCTGCATCCGCGGCTGAGCCGCGGACAGCGGGAGTACGACCTCGATCTGGCCCGGGTGAACATCAGTGGCGAGCTGCTGGACCTGGAGGCGTCCGGCGCGCTGCACCCGTCGGTCGACCCGGTGGAGTTCGGCCACGAGATCTGCACCCGGTACCAGGGGCTGTGGCAGGAGCTGACCCGTACTTCGGTGTACCCGGCGGGCAAGTACCACTACATCGAGCGCCGCATCCGGCGCCTGAACGAGATGGGCTTCGACGTGGCCGAGATGCAGATCGAGCACTCCTCGAACGGCGATTCGGTCACCTTCGTGCCGAAGGTCGTGGACGCCGGCCACCACCAGCGCCAGCTGCTGCGGCTGACCGGCCTGGACGCCGAGGAGAACCAGGCGCGGCGGCTGCTGGGCGACCTGGAGAGCTGGATGGCCACCCAGGACGACCACGCGCCCGGCGATCCCCTCGCCGCCCGCCCCGAGGTGCTCGCCCACCGCTGGGTGCGGGACGTCTTCCGGCCCACCGTGCGGGCGGTGCCGCCCGAGCTGCGCGGCTCCATGGACCCGGCGGAGATCTACCACGAACTCCTCGAGCATCGCTGGTACCTGTCCGAGCGCGCACAGCACGACATCGGCCTCGACACGGCCGTCAAGGACTACACCGCGAACATCCTGCCCACGGCGCGGGCCACGCTGGAGCCGACGGTCCCCGAGTAG
- a CDS encoding universal stress protein has product MTRPITAALDGSEESLAALDWAGREAVRRGLPLRVVHAWRYADQLATVDRGTQQGWASDGVREAVRAVAERHPQLAPAVDVVEGDPVHALVRAAAEAEMLVLGSRGHGPVVGFLLGSVGRQVIAEAARPVVLVRAGDRAAAEVAGRDVVVGQQGDGEDSAAALRFAFETAAARGATVRAVRAWTLPPVFAYSPGSLKLLDDAGGLEPYEKQALSEALGPWRERFPDVPVAEQVEMGSAGQVLLAVAGRAQLMVVGRRAHRTAVGARIGSVAHGVLHHAACPVAVVPHE; this is encoded by the coding sequence ATGACACGCCCGATCACGGCAGCATTGGACGGTTCCGAGGAGAGCCTGGCCGCGCTGGACTGGGCCGGCCGGGAGGCCGTACGCCGGGGGCTGCCGCTGCGTGTGGTGCACGCCTGGCGCTATGCCGACCAGCTCGCCACGGTCGACCGCGGCACCCAGCAGGGGTGGGCGTCGGACGGTGTGCGTGAAGCCGTGCGCGCTGTCGCCGAGCGGCATCCGCAGCTCGCCCCGGCCGTCGACGTCGTCGAGGGCGACCCCGTGCACGCACTGGTCCGGGCGGCGGCCGAGGCCGAGATGCTGGTGCTGGGCTCGCGCGGGCACGGCCCGGTCGTCGGATTCCTGCTCGGCTCGGTCGGCCGGCAGGTGATCGCCGAGGCGGCCCGGCCGGTCGTGCTGGTGCGTGCCGGGGACAGGGCGGCCGCCGAGGTGGCCGGCCGGGACGTCGTGGTCGGGCAGCAGGGCGACGGCGAGGACAGCGCGGCCGCGCTGCGGTTCGCCTTCGAGACGGCGGCGGCGCGGGGCGCGACCGTGCGGGCCGTCCGGGCGTGGACGCTGCCGCCGGTCTTCGCCTACAGCCCCGGTTCGCTCAAGCTGCTGGACGACGCCGGCGGTCTCGAGCCGTACGAGAAGCAGGCGCTGAGCGAGGCCCTCGGGCCCTGGCGGGAGCGGTTCCCGGACGTGCCGGTGGCCGAACAGGTGGAGATGGGCAGCGCGGGCCAGGTGCTGCTGGCGGTGGCCGGCCGGGCCCAGCTGATGGTCGTGGGGCGCCGGGCGCACCGGACGGCCGTGGGCGCCCGGATCGGCTCGGTCGCCCACGGGGTGCTGCACCACGCCGCATGCCCGGTCGCCGTGGTCCCGCACGAGTGA
- a CDS encoding FAD-dependent oxidoreductase yields the protein MTQAAETARTVILTVDDDPGVSRAVARDLRRRYGESYRIVRAESGQSALEALRELKLRGDLVAVILADFRMPQMNGIEFLEQALDVYPGARRVLLTAYADTNAAIDAINVVDLDHYLLKPWDPPEEKLYPVLDDLLQAWRCSDYRPVPSTKVVGHRWSARSSDVREFLARNQVPYRWYSVDEPEGQRLLAAAGQNGQRLPLVITPDGTALVEPEAPELAAKVGLATTPTADFYDLVVIGGGPAGLGAAVYGASEGLRTVLVERSATGGQAGQSSRIENYLGFPDGVSGAQLTGRARRQAAKFGAEILTAREVTGLEVNGSARIVRFADGSAIAAHSVILATGVQYRQLEATGCTDLTGCGVFYGSALTEAAACQGQDIFIVGGANSAGQAAMYLSRSAKSVTLLVRGADLSASMSYYLIQQINEAPNISVRPHTVVDAAHGADHLEQVTLRHTVTGESERVDAQWMFVFIGAAPLTDWLGDAVLRDERGFILAGPDLTADGRPPAGWELDRAPYHLETSVPGVFVAGDARAESAKRVASAVGEGAMAVMLVHRYLEQS from the coding sequence ATGACACAGGCCGCCGAGACAGCGCGGACCGTCATCCTGACCGTGGACGACGACCCGGGAGTCTCCCGTGCCGTCGCCCGCGATCTGCGGCGGCGCTACGGCGAGTCGTACCGGATCGTGCGGGCGGAATCCGGCCAGTCCGCGCTGGAGGCGCTGCGCGAGCTGAAGCTGCGGGGCGACCTGGTGGCGGTGATCCTGGCCGACTTCCGCATGCCGCAGATGAACGGCATCGAGTTCCTCGAGCAGGCGCTGGATGTGTATCCGGGGGCGCGGCGGGTGCTGCTGACCGCGTACGCGGACACCAACGCGGCGATCGACGCGATCAACGTCGTCGATCTCGACCACTATCTGCTCAAGCCGTGGGACCCGCCGGAGGAGAAGCTCTATCCGGTGCTGGACGATCTGCTCCAGGCCTGGCGGTGCAGCGACTACCGGCCCGTGCCCAGCACCAAGGTGGTCGGCCACCGCTGGTCGGCGCGGTCCTCGGACGTGCGTGAGTTCCTGGCCCGCAACCAGGTGCCCTACCGCTGGTACTCGGTGGACGAGCCGGAGGGGCAGCGGCTGCTGGCCGCCGCCGGGCAGAACGGACAGCGGCTGCCCCTGGTGATCACCCCGGACGGCACGGCCCTGGTCGAGCCTGAGGCGCCCGAGCTGGCGGCGAAGGTGGGCCTGGCGACGACGCCCACGGCCGACTTCTACGACCTCGTCGTGATCGGCGGCGGACCGGCCGGGCTCGGCGCGGCCGTGTACGGGGCCTCGGAAGGCCTCAGGACCGTGCTCGTCGAGCGGTCGGCGACCGGCGGGCAGGCCGGGCAGAGTTCGCGGATCGAGAACTACCTGGGCTTTCCCGACGGGGTCTCCGGCGCTCAGCTCACCGGCCGGGCGCGGCGGCAGGCGGCCAAGTTCGGTGCAGAGATCCTGACCGCGCGGGAGGTGACCGGGCTGGAGGTCAACGGCTCCGCCCGGATCGTACGGTTCGCGGACGGCTCGGCGATCGCCGCACACAGCGTGATCCTCGCGACGGGGGTGCAGTACCGGCAGCTGGAGGCCACCGGCTGCACCGACCTGACCGGCTGCGGGGTGTTCTACGGCTCGGCGCTGACGGAGGCGGCGGCCTGTCAGGGGCAGGACATTTTCATCGTCGGCGGCGCCAACTCGGCGGGCCAGGCGGCGATGTACCTGTCCCGGAGCGCGAAGTCGGTGACGCTGCTGGTGCGCGGTGCCGACCTGTCGGCGTCGATGTCGTACTACCTGATCCAGCAGATCAACGAGGCGCCGAACATCTCGGTGCGCCCGCACACGGTCGTGGACGCTGCGCACGGCGCGGACCACCTGGAACAGGTGACGCTGCGGCACACGGTGACCGGGGAGAGCGAACGGGTCGACGCGCAGTGGATGTTCGTGTTCATCGGTGCCGCCCCGCTGACCGACTGGCTGGGCGACGCGGTGCTGCGCGACGAGCGCGGGTTCATCCTGGCCGGGCCCGACCTGACCGCCGACGGGCGCCCGCCGGCCGGCTGGGAGCTGGACCGGGCGCCCTACCACCTGGAGACCAGCGTGCCCGGTGTGTTCGTGGCGGGTGACGCGCGCGCGGAGTCGGCCAAGCGGGTCGCGTCCGCCGTCGGCGAGGGAGCCATGGCCGTGATGCTCGTCCACCGGTACCTGGAACAGTCATGA
- a CDS encoding ATP-binding protein — MSGRIMPCSPREISSLFLFEKLSPEQLGRLCSEGRVELFEPGPVYTEGDPATCFFVMIEGTVVMSRRVAGDDVEVTRTDQRGVYAGAMQAYLGDRVRQVYTNSMRVTVPTRFFVLPADIFAEVMTDWFPMAVHLLEGLFFGSKNTQAAIGQRERLLALGSLSAGLTHELNNPAAAAVRATATLRERVAKMRRKLAFIAEGPFSREALASLMEVQERTAERVAKAPALSPLEAADREDLLTGWLDDHGIDNGWQLAPTFVQAGLDVDWLAQVAAAVDEEILPGAVGWLNYTIETELLMNEIEDSTARISHLVDAAKQYSQLDRAPYRVVDVHELLDSTLLMLSGKIGADIEVVKEYDRALPPVPAYPAELNQVWTNLIDNAVSAINSAGGAGTLTVRTALDRERLLVEFRDTGPGVPPEIKDRIFDPFFTTKPVGEGTGLGLDISRRIVVNKHHGTLHVQSVPGDTRFQVLLPLAAEPSESSEPSEERAEEAV, encoded by the coding sequence ATGAGTGGTCGGATCATGCCATGCAGCCCTCGGGAGATCAGCTCGCTGTTCCTCTTCGAGAAGCTGAGCCCCGAGCAGCTCGGGCGGCTGTGCAGCGAGGGTCGCGTCGAGCTGTTCGAGCCCGGCCCGGTGTACACCGAGGGCGACCCGGCCACCTGCTTCTTCGTGATGATCGAGGGCACGGTGGTGATGTCGCGCCGGGTCGCCGGCGACGACGTGGAGGTCACCCGCACCGACCAGCGCGGGGTGTACGCGGGCGCCATGCAGGCGTACCTCGGCGACCGGGTGCGGCAGGTGTACACCAACTCGATGCGGGTGACGGTGCCGACCCGGTTCTTCGTGCTGCCCGCGGACATCTTCGCGGAGGTCATGACCGACTGGTTCCCGATGGCCGTGCATCTGCTGGAGGGCCTGTTCTTCGGGTCGAAGAACACCCAGGCGGCGATCGGACAGCGCGAGCGGCTGCTGGCGCTGGGCTCGCTCTCGGCGGGGCTCACGCACGAGCTGAACAACCCCGCGGCGGCGGCCGTACGAGCCACGGCCACGCTGCGCGAACGGGTCGCGAAGATGCGGCGCAAGCTCGCCTTCATCGCCGAAGGCCCCTTCTCCCGCGAGGCGTTGGCGAGCCTGATGGAGGTACAGGAGCGCACCGCGGAGCGGGTCGCGAAGGCCCCGGCGCTCAGCCCGCTGGAGGCCGCCGACCGGGAGGACCTGCTCACCGGCTGGCTGGACGACCACGGCATCGACAACGGCTGGCAGCTGGCGCCGACCTTCGTGCAGGCCGGGCTGGACGTCGACTGGCTGGCGCAGGTCGCGGCGGCCGTGGACGAGGAGATCCTGCCCGGGGCGGTCGGCTGGCTCAACTACACCATCGAGACCGAGCTGTTGATGAACGAGATCGAGGACTCCACCGCCCGGATCTCGCATCTCGTCGACGCGGCCAAGCAGTACTCGCAGCTGGACCGGGCCCCCTACCGGGTGGTGGACGTGCACGAACTCCTCGACAGCACCCTGCTGATGCTCTCCGGCAAGATCGGCGCGGACATCGAGGTCGTCAAGGAGTACGACCGTGCGCTTCCGCCGGTGCCCGCCTATCCGGCGGAGCTGAACCAGGTGTGGACCAACCTGATCGACAACGCGGTCTCCGCCATCAACAGCGCGGGCGGTGCGGGCACGTTGACCGTGCGGACGGCGCTCGACCGTGAGCGGCTGCTGGTCGAGTTCCGGGACACCGGGCCCGGTGTCCCGCCGGAGATCAAGGACCGGATCTTCGACCCGTTCTTCACCACGAAACCGGTCGGCGAGGGAACCGGGCTGGGTCTGGACATCTCGAGGCGGATCGTCGTCAACAAGCACCACGGCACCCTGCACGTGCAGTCGGTGCCCGGCGACACCCGCTTCCAGGTACTGCTGCCCCTGGCCGCCGAACCGTCCGAGTCGTCCGAGCCGTCCGAGGAGCGAGCGGAGGAAGCCGTATGA
- a CDS encoding UBP-type zinc finger domain-containing protein, with protein sequence MKDVEGFDANVPPSGTGCVECEEAGGWWFHLRRCAQCGHIGCCDDSPAKHATAHYHATRHPVIRSFEPGEEWFWNYATEELYASGPDLAPPASHPEDQPVPGPAGRVPANWAETLR encoded by the coding sequence ATGAAAGACGTCGAGGGGTTCGACGCGAACGTCCCGCCCAGCGGTACCGGGTGTGTGGAGTGCGAGGAGGCGGGCGGCTGGTGGTTCCACCTGCGCCGGTGCGCGCAGTGCGGTCACATCGGCTGCTGCGACGACTCCCCCGCCAAGCACGCCACCGCCCACTACCACGCCACCAGGCACCCGGTGATCCGGAGCTTCGAGCCGGGCGAGGAGTGGTTCTGGAACTACGCCACCGAGGAGTTGTACGCCTCGGGCCCCGACCTGGCCCCGCCGGCCAGCCATCCCGAGGACCAGCCCGTGCCGGGCCCGGCGGGACGGGTGCCGGCGAACTGGGCGGAGACGCTGCGCTGA
- a CDS encoding SGNH/GDSL hydrolase family protein: MSAHAAEPLPASVGRASAVVTWAASADQLSEGAAGDGYRLIVHTSVGGSGLRVRVTNAFGDRPLTLDSVWAGVRDRGAALRRGSNRRLTFGGARTVTVGAGAVAWSDPLPGTVPAGTDLAVSLHTPDAAGPASGHGMAMQTSYTGQGDHTAEESGTNWTQTTGSWWYLDAVSVRPSRASTRAVAALGDSLTDGWHSTSDLDRRWPDYLARRLRTARTDIKGVANEGISGNKVLADGAGRSALDRLGRDVLTLPGVRTVFLFEGVNDIKAHTGVTAAELIAGYREIARRVHAAGKCVVAATVGPFEGWPEWDPAGESVRRQVNQYLRSTHDVDAVTDFDRVLRNPHDPDRILPFFDGGDHLHPNDRGMRAMADAVDLSRLNCAR; this comes from the coding sequence GTGTCCGCCCACGCGGCCGAGCCGCTGCCCGCGTCCGTCGGCCGTGCCTCCGCAGTGGTCACCTGGGCGGCGAGCGCCGACCAGCTGAGCGAGGGCGCTGCGGGCGACGGTTACCGGCTGATCGTGCACACCAGCGTCGGCGGCAGCGGGCTGCGCGTCCGCGTGACCAACGCCTTCGGAGACCGCCCGCTGACCCTGGACAGCGTCTGGGCAGGTGTGCGCGACCGGGGTGCCGCACTGCGCCGTGGCAGCAACCGGCGGCTGACCTTCGGCGGCGCCCGTACGGTCACCGTGGGGGCCGGGGCCGTCGCCTGGAGCGATCCGCTGCCCGGTACGGTGCCGGCCGGCACGGACCTCGCCGTCAGCCTGCACACCCCGGACGCGGCCGGTCCGGCGAGCGGCCACGGGATGGCGATGCAGACGTCGTACACCGGCCAGGGCGACCACACCGCCGAGGAGAGCGGCACCAACTGGACGCAGACGACCGGCTCCTGGTGGTACCTCGACGCCGTGTCCGTGCGGCCCTCCCGGGCGTCCACCAGAGCCGTGGCCGCGCTCGGCGACTCCCTCACCGACGGCTGGCACTCCACCAGCGACCTCGACCGGCGCTGGCCCGACTACCTCGCACGGCGCCTGCGCACGGCCCGCACGGACATCAAGGGCGTCGCCAACGAGGGCATCTCCGGCAACAAGGTCCTCGCGGACGGCGCCGGGCGCAGCGCCCTCGACCGGCTCGGCCGGGACGTGCTCACGCTGCCCGGTGTACGCACCGTGTTCCTCTTCGAGGGCGTGAACGACATCAAGGCGCACACCGGAGTCACCGCGGCCGAACTGATCGCCGGATACCGGGAGATCGCGCGACGGGTGCACGCGGCCGGCAAGTGCGTCGTCGCCGCCACGGTCGGCCCGTTCGAGGGCTGGCCCGAATGGGACCCGGCCGGCGAGTCCGTGCGCCGGCAGGTCAACCAGTACCTGCGCAGCACCCATGACGTCGACGCCGTCACCGACTTCGACCGCGTCCTGCGCAATCCCCACGACCCCGACCGGATCCTGCCGTTCTTCGACGGTGGCGACCATCTGCACCCCAACGACCGGGGCATGCGGGCGATGGCCGACGCCGTCGACCTGAGCCGCCTGAACTGCGCCCGCTGA
- a CDS encoding M4 family metallopeptidase, with amino-acid sequence MRRPHIRSVAVAIAVTTAATGLAGTAFAGPSTGERSAVSAGTNASAVVDAARAAAFAHASATGVSKGDELHAQDVMTDPEGARHVRFVRTYNGLDVLGGDLVVHLDRGLAYTGVTRAADHAVQPATGKARLTADQAAAKAAQAAKGEAGGAQLVVDARGGSSALAYQVTVTDQDGTNTVVVDAVTGKVRSNTPDSDEFLSPKLLDNLRKHGETLDPATGSASEAPEAAGLLGSGASAVTPYPSAAKGTGKTLFVGSVGLTTTATSKGHYQLKDPSRYGTETRDAKGSQTEKFSAGAKFTNTTDVWGNGATSNRASAAADAQYGITKTLDFYKSTFGRKGIANNSKAAQGMVHWGSKVANAFWDPTCNCMLYGDGDGKTFKKPLVVLDVTGHELTHGVVDATAKLQPTFVDARGNQYGEPGALNESLADIFGSNVEFYANNKNDTPDYLIGEKLGLSQKFLRRLDHPSLDKLEGTIDYWSPDTYYTEVHAGSGVSSHAYYLLAEGSGKKTINGVAYDSPTYNRSTVKGIGRSKATAIFYRALTRYMVSTTDFHDARVATLKAAKDLYGANSTEYKTVDNAWAAVNVTAANTPAARH; translated from the coding sequence GTGCGTAGACCGCACATACGCAGCGTCGCCGTCGCCATCGCGGTGACCACCGCTGCCACGGGCCTGGCCGGTACGGCCTTCGCGGGTCCCTCCACGGGGGAGCGATCCGCCGTTTCCGCCGGTACGAACGCCTCGGCGGTGGTGGACGCGGCACGCGCCGCGGCCTTCGCCCACGCCTCGGCGACCGGTGTCTCCAAGGGCGACGAACTGCACGCCCAGGACGTGATGACCGACCCCGAGGGCGCCCGGCACGTCCGATTCGTCCGCACGTACAACGGTCTTGACGTGCTCGGCGGCGACCTCGTCGTCCACCTCGACCGGGGCCTCGCGTACACGGGCGTGACCCGTGCCGCCGACCACGCCGTGCAGCCGGCCACCGGCAAGGCCAGGCTGACCGCGGACCAGGCCGCCGCCAAGGCCGCCCAGGCGGCGAAGGGCGAGGCGGGCGGCGCCCAGCTCGTCGTGGACGCCCGCGGTGGCTCCTCGGCCCTCGCCTACCAGGTCACCGTGACCGACCAGGACGGCACCAACACCGTCGTCGTCGACGCCGTCACCGGCAAGGTGCGCAGCAACACCCCCGACAGCGACGAGTTCCTGTCGCCCAAGCTGCTCGACAACCTGCGCAAGCACGGCGAGACGCTCGACCCGGCCACCGGCAGCGCCTCCGAGGCCCCCGAGGCGGCCGGCCTGCTCGGCTCCGGCGCCTCGGCCGTCACCCCGTACCCCTCAGCCGCGAAGGGCACCGGCAAGACCCTCTTCGTGGGCAGCGTCGGTCTGACCACCACGGCCACCTCCAAGGGCCACTACCAGCTCAAGGACCCGAGCCGGTACGGCACCGAGACGCGTGATGCCAAGGGCTCGCAGACGGAGAAGTTCAGCGCGGGCGCCAAGTTCACCAACACCACCGACGTGTGGGGCAACGGCGCGACCAGCAACCGGGCCAGCGCCGCCGCCGACGCCCAGTACGGCATCACCAAGACGCTGGACTTCTACAAGAGCACCTTCGGCCGCAAGGGCATAGCCAACAACAGCAAGGCCGCCCAGGGCATGGTCCACTGGGGCAGCAAGGTCGCCAACGCCTTCTGGGACCCGACCTGCAACTGCATGCTGTACGGCGATGGCGACGGCAAGACCTTCAAGAAGCCGCTCGTCGTCCTCGACGTCACCGGCCACGAGCTGACGCACGGCGTGGTCGACGCGACCGCGAAGCTGCAGCCGACCTTCGTCGACGCCAGGGGCAACCAGTACGGCGAGCCCGGTGCGCTCAATGAGTCCCTCGCGGACATCTTCGGCTCGAACGTCGAGTTCTACGCCAACAACAAGAACGACACGCCGGACTACCTGATCGGCGAGAAGCTGGGCCTTTCGCAGAAGTTCCTGCGCCGCCTGGACCACCCCTCGCTCGACAAGCTCGAGGGCACGATCGACTACTGGTCGCCGGACACCTACTACACCGAGGTGCACGCCGGTTCCGGTGTCTCCTCGCACGCCTACTACCTCCTCGCCGAGGGCAGCGGCAAGAAGACGATCAACGGTGTCGCCTACGACTCGCCGACCTACAACCGCTCCACGGTCAAGGGCATCGGCCGGTCCAAGGCGACCGCCATCTTCTACCGTGCGCTCACCCGCTACATGGTCTCCACGACCGACTTCCACGACGCGCGCGTCGCGACGCTGAAGGCGGCCAAGGACCTGTACGGCGCGAACAGCACCGAGTACAAGACGGTGGACAACGCATGGGCCGCGGTCAACGTCACCGCCGCCAACACCCCAGCCGCCCGTCACTGA